A section of the Prochlorococcus sp. MIT 1341 genome encodes:
- the speB gene encoding agmatinase, which produces MFNTEGPIFMQSRRDPKGCSIGIIGVPYDGTTSFRAGTRFGPAAIREVSTSLETYCPQLKLDLENIDYADLGSLDIPIGKPKKVINLVKKGTKKIIRNGLKPLILGGEHSITSGAVQAVANFYPDVIMIQLDAHADLRNQWQKTKYSHACAMRRCLDVLPSKQLIQVGIRSGTKEEFDEIDLQKRMVSTENGELANSLTKALSPHKDKPIYLTVDLDWFDPSVLPGTGTPEPGGFYWNDFASLLDVIRQYNLIAADVVELAPELDPSKCSSVLAAKVTRSLIMLLST; this is translated from the coding sequence ATGTTTAATACTGAAGGTCCCATCTTTATGCAAAGCCGACGTGATCCAAAAGGCTGCAGTATTGGAATCATTGGTGTTCCATATGATGGAACAACTTCCTTTAGAGCTGGCACACGTTTTGGGCCAGCAGCTATACGTGAAGTAAGCACATCCCTAGAAACCTATTGCCCTCAACTCAAGCTAGATCTAGAAAATATTGATTATGCAGATCTTGGGTCCCTAGACATTCCAATAGGCAAGCCAAAAAAAGTTATCAATCTAGTCAAAAAAGGGACAAAAAAAATAATTAGAAATGGTCTCAAACCACTTATTTTAGGAGGAGAGCACTCTATTACTTCTGGAGCAGTTCAAGCAGTGGCAAACTTTTATCCAGATGTTATTATGATTCAGTTGGATGCACATGCAGACCTTCGAAATCAATGGCAAAAAACAAAATATAGTCATGCATGTGCAATGCGGCGCTGTCTTGATGTATTGCCAAGCAAGCAACTAATTCAGGTAGGTATTCGCAGTGGAACAAAGGAAGAGTTTGACGAAATAGACCTACAAAAAAGAATGGTATCAACAGAAAACGGAGAACTTGCAAATTCTCTTACGAAAGCACTAAGTCCTCACAAAGATAAGCCTATCTATTTAACAGTCGATCTGGACTGGTTTGATCCAAGTGTATTGCCAGGAACTGGAACACCTGAACCCGGAGGTTTTTATTGGAATGATTTCGCCTCTTTATTAGATGTAATTCGTCAATACAATCTTATTGCCGCTGACGTTGTTGAACTTGCACCTGAACTTGATCCTTCAAAATGCAGTAGTGTTCTGGCAGCAAAAGTAACAAGAAGTTTGATAATGCTCCTCAGTACATAA
- a CDS encoding metal-binding protein, with protein MPRNDCCSTCCHCGPGQNPAEGWCRLRQLTVTRDLAKFAFCHHWTQKSPSLPSVQEHFSSPIIERQLDLGRSFSSSSKEDEFSMI; from the coding sequence GTGCCTAGGAACGACTGCTGCAGCACCTGTTGTCATTGTGGACCTGGCCAAAACCCAGCTGAAGGTTGGTGTCGTTTAAGACAACTGACCGTTACCCGTGATCTGGCGAAATTTGCTTTCTGTCACCATTGGACACAAAAGTCTCCATCTTTACCAAGTGTTCAGGAGCATTTTTCTTCGCCGATTATTGAGAGACAGCTTGACTTGGGACGTTCTTTTTCTAGTTCTTCCAAAGAAGACGAGTTTTCAATGATCTGA
- the gcvT gene encoding glycine cleavage system aminomethyltransferase GcvT, with amino-acid sequence MKLNKTALFEDFSNAGARMVPFAGWEMPIQFSSLVNEHHAVRNHGGMFDISHMGIVRLQGVNAKDHLQKLVPTDLNRIGPGEACYTVLLNNSAGIIDDLIIYDLGVDKDDNENLLLVLNAACTDNDISWIKKHLEPANISIIDEKKTNLLIAIQGPLVQKNLERFTEQPLSTLPRFGHRYLNINLEGEPPNSTFIARTGYTGEDGFEILINANSGKKLWQELRKEGFTPCGLGARDTLRLEAGMLLYGKDMSNKTTPFEAGLGWLIHLEMSSDFVGRSALEQQAKEGLKKRLVGVELQSKAIARSGYPLLSNNNKIGHITSGSWSPTLEKAIGLGYVPIEFSKVDTYMDIEIRGQHFPAKVVKLPFYKRK; translated from the coding sequence ATGAAACTCAACAAAACCGCCTTATTTGAAGACTTCAGCAATGCTGGCGCTCGAATGGTTCCCTTCGCTGGATGGGAAATGCCCATCCAATTCTCAAGCTTGGTAAATGAACATCATGCAGTTCGGAATCATGGAGGGATGTTTGACATCTCTCATATGGGCATAGTCAGGCTTCAAGGAGTAAACGCAAAAGATCACCTACAAAAGCTCGTGCCCACAGATCTCAACAGAATTGGTCCTGGAGAAGCTTGCTACACAGTTCTGCTTAACAATAGTGCTGGAATTATTGATGATTTAATCATTTATGACCTGGGGGTCGATAAGGATGACAACGAGAATCTATTACTGGTTCTTAATGCAGCCTGCACAGATAACGATATTTCATGGATCAAAAAACATTTAGAGCCAGCTAATATCTCTATAATTGATGAGAAAAAAACAAACCTTTTAATAGCAATACAAGGCCCCCTTGTACAAAAAAATCTTGAAAGATTTACTGAGCAACCACTCTCAACCCTTCCAAGATTTGGCCATAGATATCTAAACATCAATTTAGAAGGTGAACCTCCAAACAGTACTTTTATTGCCAGGACAGGATATACAGGTGAAGACGGGTTCGAGATTCTTATCAATGCAAATTCAGGAAAAAAATTATGGCAAGAATTAAGAAAAGAAGGGTTTACCCCTTGTGGATTGGGTGCGCGTGACACCCTTCGCCTGGAAGCAGGAATGCTTCTTTATGGGAAAGATATGAGCAACAAAACCACGCCATTTGAAGCAGGCCTTGGCTGGCTAATTCATCTTGAGATGTCCAGTGATTTCGTTGGTAGATCGGCCCTCGAACAGCAAGCTAAAGAAGGTCTCAAAAAACGTTTAGTAGGAGTTGAATTGCAAAGCAAAGCAATCGCAAGAAGTGGATATCCTCTGCTTTCTAACAACAACAAAATTGGCCATATAACAAGTGGCAGCTGGTCACCCACTCTTGAGAAAGCAATTGGTCTTGGTTACGTACCTATTGAGTTCTCCAAAGTTGACACCTATATGGATATTGAGATCAGAGGGCAGCATTTTCCAGCAAAAGTGGTCAAACTCCCATTTTATAAACGGAAATGA
- the aspS gene encoding aspartate--tRNA ligase produces the protein MRSNNCGELRNKHISAEVKLCGWVDRCRDHGGVIFIDLRDRSGTVQVTVDPDEGNAMFEIAESLRNETVLQITGTVRNRPSDAINKKLLTGEIEVLAKTLNVLNPVKGTLPFTVSIHNEEPIREELRLRHRYLDLRRERMRQNILLRHEAIKTAREFLESEGFIEVETPVLTRSTPEGARDYLVPSRVCEGQWFALPQSPQLFKQLLMVGGIEKYYQIARCFRDEDLRADRQPEFTQLDIEMSFMNQEEILDMNEKLIATIWKQIKGISLPCPFPRMTWSEAMNRYGTDRPDTRYEMELKDISEIAKKIKFKVFSGAIASGGSVKCINVKGGNNVVSNVRIKPGGDIFTEAQKAGARGLAFIRVRESLEIDTIGAIKDNLSEEEKQKILKLTNAEPGDLLLFGAGNTQMVNKTLDRIRQFLARELNLIPNKDSWNFLWVIDFPMFELNQEENRLEALHHPFCSPNPEDIGNDQKTWPTDLPRARAQAYDLVLNGLELGGGSLRIHNSELQKEVLKTIGMSSEDTQQQFGFLIEALEMGAPPHGGLAFGIDRMIMLLSGEESIRETIAFPKTQQARCLMTQAPSHASDQQLKELHVESTWIIPEENSSK, from the coding sequence ATGCGCAGCAACAATTGCGGTGAACTGCGCAACAAGCACATTAGTGCTGAGGTTAAATTGTGCGGTTGGGTTGACCGTTGCAGAGATCATGGAGGGGTCATCTTCATTGACCTTAGAGATCGAAGTGGAACTGTCCAAGTAACAGTTGATCCAGATGAGGGCAATGCAATGTTTGAAATTGCCGAGAGCCTGCGTAATGAAACTGTTCTCCAAATAACTGGAACCGTTAGAAATAGACCATCAGACGCAATCAACAAAAAACTGCTTACTGGAGAGATAGAGGTTCTAGCAAAAACACTAAATGTACTTAATCCTGTCAAAGGAACATTACCTTTTACGGTATCCATTCATAACGAAGAACCAATACGCGAAGAATTAAGACTCAGACACCGCTATCTAGACCTACGTAGAGAGAGAATGCGTCAAAACATACTCCTGCGTCACGAAGCAATAAAAACCGCAAGAGAGTTCCTTGAATCAGAAGGTTTTATTGAAGTAGAGACACCTGTCCTAACAAGATCTACCCCCGAAGGAGCACGTGATTATCTTGTGCCGTCACGAGTCTGCGAAGGCCAATGGTTTGCTCTGCCCCAATCTCCTCAACTCTTTAAACAATTACTTATGGTTGGAGGCATTGAAAAGTACTACCAGATAGCTCGTTGCTTCCGTGATGAAGATCTTCGTGCTGACCGTCAACCGGAATTCACTCAGCTAGATATTGAGATGAGTTTTATGAATCAAGAAGAGATTCTTGATATGAATGAAAAATTAATTGCAACAATCTGGAAACAGATCAAAGGGATCTCATTACCTTGCCCATTCCCAAGAATGACTTGGAGTGAAGCAATGAACAGATACGGCACAGATAGGCCAGATACCCGCTATGAAATGGAATTGAAAGATATAAGTGAAATTGCGAAAAAGATCAAATTTAAAGTCTTTTCAGGAGCCATAGCTTCTGGTGGCTCTGTTAAATGTATTAACGTAAAAGGAGGCAACAATGTAGTAAGTAATGTACGTATTAAGCCTGGTGGAGATATCTTTACAGAAGCCCAAAAAGCAGGAGCACGCGGGCTAGCCTTTATCAGAGTTAGGGAATCATTAGAAATCGATACAATAGGAGCAATAAAAGATAATCTTAGCGAAGAAGAGAAACAAAAAATCCTTAAATTAACAAATGCTGAACCTGGAGATCTACTTCTATTTGGCGCAGGAAATACACAAATGGTAAATAAAACTCTTGATCGAATACGTCAATTTCTTGCTAGAGAGTTAAACCTGATTCCTAACAAAGACAGTTGGAATTTTCTATGGGTCATTGATTTCCCAATGTTCGAATTGAATCAAGAAGAAAATAGACTCGAAGCACTTCACCACCCTTTTTGTTCCCCTAATCCAGAGGATATTGGAAACGACCAGAAAACTTGGCCAACTGACCTACCCAGGGCTCGTGCACAAGCCTATGACCTTGTCCTGAATGGTCTAGAACTAGGCGGTGGGTCTTTACGCATTCACAACTCAGAACTACAAAAAGAAGTGCTAAAAACCATTGGTATGTCGTCAGAAGACACACAACAACAATTTGGATTCCTAATAGAAGCTCTCGAGATGGGCGCTCCCCCACACGGTGGCCTTGCCTTTGGAATCGACCGCATGATCATGCTCCTAAGTGGAGAAGAATCAATTCGCGAAACAATTGCCTTTCCAAAAACCCAACAAGCTCGTTGTTTAATGACGCAGGCTCCCTCCCACGCCTCGGATCAACAATTAAAAGAACTGCATGTTGAAAGTACTTGGATCATCCCAGAAGAGAATTCATCCAAATAA
- a CDS encoding CTP synthase, with translation MTKYLFVTGGVVSSIGKGIVAASLGRLLKSRGYDVSILKLDPYLNVDPGTMSPYQHGEVFVTEDGAETDLDLGHYERFTDTAMSRLNSVTTGSIYQAVINKERRGDYNGGTVQVIPHITSEIRERIHRVAANSGADVVITEIGGTVGDIESLPFLEAIREFREDVGRDDLAYIHVTLLPFIGTSGELKTKPTQHSVKELRSIGIQPNLLVCRSDRPINEELKRKIAGFCGVPNKAVIPSLDADSIYAVPLALEGEGLCKEILNILHLDDRESDMNNWKKLVHNIRNPGPEVKVALVGKYVQLNDAYLSVVEALRHACLAQNASLDLHWVSAEKIEIDGSENLLKGMDAVVVPGGFGNRGVDGKIEAIRWARENRVPFLGLCLGMQCAVIEWARNLANLKEATSSELDENTKHPVIHLLPEQQDVEDLGGTMRLGVYPCRLKSRTLGQKLYNEEVVYERHRHRYEFNNSYRNLFIESGYLISGTSPDGRLVELIELKNHPFFTACQYHPEFLSRPGKPHPLFKGLIEAAQLRLPVSPQEAINHKKDTNEKLRSTSN, from the coding sequence ATGACCAAATACCTATTTGTCACGGGCGGTGTTGTTTCCAGTATTGGCAAGGGAATTGTGGCAGCGAGCCTGGGGCGACTACTGAAATCAAGAGGATATGACGTCTCAATCCTCAAACTGGACCCTTACCTCAATGTTGACCCTGGCACAATGAGCCCTTATCAACATGGTGAAGTATTTGTCACAGAAGACGGAGCAGAAACAGATTTAGACCTTGGTCATTACGAAAGATTCACAGATACCGCAATGTCGCGATTAAATAGTGTGACAACAGGGTCAATTTATCAAGCAGTTATAAACAAAGAACGACGAGGCGATTACAACGGAGGAACGGTACAAGTTATACCTCATATAACTAGCGAAATACGAGAAAGAATTCATCGTGTAGCTGCTAACAGTGGTGCAGATGTTGTTATCACTGAAATTGGAGGGACAGTTGGCGATATTGAATCCCTTCCTTTCTTAGAAGCAATAAGAGAATTTCGTGAGGATGTAGGTAGAGATGATTTGGCGTATATCCATGTAACCTTGCTGCCATTTATCGGAACATCAGGAGAATTAAAAACTAAGCCAACACAGCATTCTGTTAAAGAATTAAGGTCCATAGGTATTCAACCAAATTTGCTTGTTTGTCGAAGCGATCGCCCAATCAATGAAGAATTAAAAAGAAAAATTGCTGGTTTCTGTGGCGTTCCTAATAAAGCAGTCATACCTTCTCTAGATGCCGACAGTATCTATGCAGTACCTCTAGCCCTTGAAGGAGAAGGCCTTTGCAAAGAAATACTCAATATTCTCCATCTAGATGACAGAGAAAGTGATATGAATAATTGGAAAAAGTTGGTTCATAACATTAGAAACCCCGGACCTGAAGTCAAAGTGGCACTTGTTGGAAAATACGTACAATTAAATGATGCTTACTTATCAGTAGTTGAAGCACTACGACATGCTTGTTTAGCACAAAATGCTTCTCTTGATTTACATTGGGTATCGGCAGAGAAAATAGAAATTGATGGCAGTGAAAACCTATTAAAGGGAATGGATGCAGTTGTAGTTCCTGGTGGTTTTGGTAATAGAGGAGTCGATGGAAAAATAGAAGCTATTCGTTGGGCCAGAGAAAATAGAGTTCCTTTTCTGGGCTTGTGTCTGGGAATGCAGTGCGCTGTTATTGAATGGGCAAGAAACCTAGCAAACCTAAAAGAAGCAACAAGTTCAGAGCTTGATGAAAATACAAAACATCCAGTTATTCATCTTCTTCCTGAACAACAAGATGTTGAGGATTTAGGTGGAACAATGAGACTAGGCGTTTATCCCTGTAGATTAAAATCAAGAACACTTGGCCAAAAGCTTTACAATGAAGAAGTTGTTTATGAGCGTCACCGACATAGATATGAATTTAACAACTCCTACCGAAATCTCTTTATAGAGTCTGGATATTTAATTAGTGGAACCTCTCCAGATGGCCGGCTAGTAGAACTCATAGAATTAAAAAATCATCCTTTCTTTACAGCCTGCCAATACCATCCAGAATTTCTTTCTAGACCAGGGAAACCACATCCCCTTTTTAAAGGACTAATTGAGGCAGCACAACTACGCCTACCTGTTTCCCCTCAAGAAGCAATAAATCACAAAAAAGACACTAATGAAAAACTAAGATCGACTTCTAACTAA
- a CDS encoding 7-carboxy-7-deazaguanine synthase QueE, producing MSNHLPVVETFHSIQGEGNHAGRGAFFIRLANCSVGCPWCDTKNSWDVTKHPKKTISQLANETLHASQKGASFVVITGGEPLHHDLSQLCNAIRNSTQSTNRKIIPIHLETSGVNEITGNPNWITLSPKPHAPPNLNVLISCHEIKVVIHSEKDIIFAENIADKIKQLKHESTKNPTSNNTFLYLQPGWDSQSGLRLALDYIKCNPKWRLSLQTHKWLNIK from the coding sequence ATGTCAAATCATCTCCCCGTAGTGGAAACCTTCCATTCAATTCAGGGAGAAGGTAATCATGCAGGGAGAGGTGCTTTTTTTATACGCTTAGCAAATTGTTCTGTGGGTTGTCCTTGGTGTGACACTAAAAACTCGTGGGATGTAACAAAACACCCTAAAAAAACAATCAGCCAACTTGCAAATGAAACGCTGCATGCATCACAAAAGGGCGCGTCCTTTGTAGTAATTACAGGGGGAGAACCTCTACATCATGATCTTAGTCAATTATGTAATGCTATTCGTAATTCAACACAATCAACCAATAGAAAAATAATACCTATCCACCTAGAGACAAGCGGAGTAAATGAAATCACTGGAAACCCTAATTGGATTACTCTCTCACCAAAGCCCCATGCTCCTCCTAATTTAAATGTATTAATATCGTGTCATGAAATAAAAGTCGTAATTCATTCAGAAAAAGATATTATTTTTGCGGAAAATATTGCTGATAAAATAAAACAATTAAAACATGAATCAACAAAAAATCCAACTTCTAATAATACATTTTTATACCTTCAGCCAGGTTGGGATAGTCAGTCAGGTTTAAGGCTTGCCTTAGACTACATAAAATGCAATCCAAAATGGAGATTAAGCCTCCAAACACATAAATGGCTTAATATTAAATAA
- the queC gene encoding 7-cyano-7-deazaguanine synthase QueC, whose protein sequence is MSKNKTIALLSGGLDSSTAAAMAIDAGKTVIGLSLNYGQRHHKELEAANSIARHLGISEHHTLNINLGLWGGSSLTDLKQDIPQEGIEKDVIPNTYVPYRNTVFISIGLSLAEARGASELVLGINAMDYSGYPDCRPDYLKTFQELANLASKVGREGNGPKLWAPLINWKKIEIAREALRLGLPIEKTWSCYQGNKNPCGKCDSCRLRDEAFKHLGRIDLCTPI, encoded by the coding sequence ATGAGCAAAAACAAAACCATTGCCCTTCTCTCCGGGGGACTAGATTCGTCGACTGCTGCTGCAATGGCAATAGATGCTGGAAAAACCGTTATCGGACTATCATTAAATTATGGGCAACGCCATCACAAAGAATTAGAAGCAGCCAATTCAATTGCGCGGCACCTAGGGATTTCAGAACATCACACATTGAATATTAATCTTGGTTTATGGGGAGGCTCTTCACTGACTGATTTAAAACAAGACATTCCTCAAGAAGGAATTGAAAAAGATGTTATACCAAATACATACGTTCCCTATCGAAATACTGTTTTCATTTCCATAGGGCTAAGTCTTGCTGAAGCGCGTGGAGCCAGTGAGCTAGTTTTAGGTATCAATGCAATGGATTACTCAGGTTACCCAGACTGCAGACCGGACTATCTGAAAACTTTTCAAGAATTAGCCAACCTTGCAAGTAAGGTTGGTCGGGAAGGCAATGGGCCCAAACTCTGGGCACCCTTAATCAATTGGAAGAAAATAGAAATTGCTAGAGAGGCTTTGCGCCTAGGTTTGCCAATTGAAAAGACTTGGAGCTGTTATCAGGGTAATAAAAACCCTTGCGGTAAATGCGATAGTTGTCGACTACGTGATGAAGCATTTAAACACTTAGGAAGAATAGATCTATGCACACCCATATAA
- a CDS encoding anthranilate synthase component I family protein has product MTNPKKKMCCWHEPNVLANKLCQEWGIEGFIWLDSDGSQHGRWIIMGVDPVSQICCHGLPDSSFDPNPFKELRNLGDGHWTGWLSYEAAAWIEPKNPWKTNKMSTLWLGKHDPILKFDLKTKQLWLEGYNSKRFNELFKFINQIKHNNETKQKLSSNIMANKSLGIRLEEWEWLTNNKKYINDVKQIQNWIQAGDIFQANLTTCCEAILPEGISLIDIFNKLRHQCPAPFSGLVVGANHAKGEAIISASPERFIKVSAKGQVETRPIKGTRPRGINASQDARLAAELICSIKDRAENIMIVDLLRNDLGKVCKPGSINVGQITGLESFSEVHHLTSVIEGSLQEGKTWVDLLESCWPGGSISGAPKLRACQRLHELEPTARGPYCGSLLRRDWDGSLDSNLIIRSLIVNQTTLRAHAGCGIVADSKPSTEAEELQWKLLPILKALQ; this is encoded by the coding sequence GTGACAAATCCAAAGAAAAAAATGTGTTGCTGGCATGAACCAAATGTTCTTGCAAACAAACTTTGTCAGGAATGGGGAATAGAAGGATTTATTTGGTTAGATAGCGATGGCAGTCAACATGGAAGATGGATCATTATGGGAGTAGATCCTGTCAGCCAGATTTGTTGTCATGGATTACCAGATTCATCTTTTGATCCAAATCCATTTAAAGAACTAAGAAATTTGGGTGATGGTCACTGGACGGGTTGGCTTAGCTATGAAGCTGCTGCTTGGATAGAGCCTAAAAACCCTTGGAAGACGAATAAGATGTCAACTCTATGGCTAGGAAAACATGACCCAATTTTAAAATTTGACTTAAAAACAAAACAACTATGGCTTGAAGGATATAATTCCAAAAGGTTTAATGAATTATTCAAATTTATCAATCAAATAAAACATAATAACGAAACAAAGCAAAAATTGTCATCAAATATTATGGCAAACAAATCACTAGGTATCAGGCTCGAAGAATGGGAGTGGCTAACGAATAACAAGAAATATATCAACGACGTAAAGCAAATCCAAAATTGGATTCAAGCAGGTGATATCTTCCAAGCAAATTTAACAACATGTTGCGAAGCAATACTCCCCGAAGGCATTTCCTTAATAGATATATTTAATAAGCTACGTCATCAATGTCCAGCGCCATTCTCAGGACTAGTAGTTGGAGCAAACCATGCCAAAGGTGAGGCTATAATATCTGCATCGCCAGAGAGATTTATAAAAGTATCTGCAAAAGGGCAAGTAGAAACTAGACCTATAAAAGGAACCAGGCCAAGAGGCATAAATGCTTCTCAGGATGCAAGACTTGCAGCAGAATTAATTTGCAGCATAAAAGATCGAGCGGAAAACATAATGATTGTAGATCTATTGCGGAATGACCTTGGCAAAGTTTGCAAGCCAGGGTCTATAAATGTTGGTCAGATTACTGGTCTTGAAAGTTTTTCAGAAGTACATCATTTAACTTCAGTAATAGAAGGCTCACTTCAGGAGGGAAAAACATGGGTCGACTTACTCGAATCTTGTTGGCCTGGTGGCTCCATCAGTGGTGCTCCTAAGCTCAGGGCATGTCAACGGTTACATGAACTAGAACCAACAGCCAGAGGTCCATACTGTGGATCCTTGCTTAGGCGTGATTGGGATGGAAGCCTGGATAGCAATCTTATAATTCGTTCTCTAATAGTTAACCAAACAACACTTAGAGCTCATGCAGGTTGTGGAATAGTTGCAGACTCCAAGCCATCCACAGAAGCTGAAGAGTTGCAATGGAAACTACTTCCAATTCTCAAGGCACTTCAATGA
- a CDS encoding aminotransferase class IV, with product METTSNSQGTSMKKDQIKRIGWINNRWVEIDEFCLPICDRGLQMADGIFETILILNGQPKLLNEHLNRWQYSASILGMSSPPKLNWLEPLIEEGLERTSLNQGSLRLNWTRGNNLTRGITLPKKTSKFDAHRFWLELNSYEPVFHTKSIVISQLERRNQNSLLSKCKTFAYNQAIQARKEANDAGFDDALILNTNGEVCCGTTSNILVHRKNEWLTPRESSGCLPGIMRGEGIKKGIIKEAIIKKEPEEGDHWVFINSLSCHPISSVNNKSLKILKNTKELWETLLTR from the coding sequence ATGGAAACTACTTCCAATTCTCAAGGCACTTCAATGAAAAAAGATCAGATAAAGAGAATTGGTTGGATAAATAATCGCTGGGTAGAAATCGACGAGTTCTGTCTTCCTATCTGTGACCGAGGCTTACAAATGGCAGATGGAATATTTGAGACTATTTTAATATTAAATGGGCAACCTAAATTACTCAATGAACATTTAAATAGATGGCAATATAGCGCCTCCATACTAGGAATGTCATCACCACCAAAATTAAATTGGCTGGAGCCTTTAATTGAAGAAGGCTTAGAGAGAACTTCATTGAATCAAGGTTCACTAAGACTAAACTGGACGCGAGGAAATAATCTTACAAGAGGTATCACTCTTCCTAAAAAAACCTCAAAGTTTGATGCGCATCGATTCTGGCTGGAATTAAATTCATATGAGCCAGTGTTTCATACAAAATCGATAGTAATCAGTCAATTAGAAAGAAGAAATCAAAATAGCCTCTTAAGTAAATGTAAAACATTTGCTTACAATCAAGCTATACAGGCAAGAAAAGAAGCCAATGATGCTGGATTCGATGATGCGTTGATATTAAACACAAATGGAGAGGTTTGCTGTGGAACCACATCCAATATTTTAGTTCACCGAAAAAATGAATGGTTAACTCCCAGAGAAAGTAGTGGCTGCTTACCAGGTATCATGAGAGGCGAAGGTATAAAAAAAGGAATTATTAAAGAAGCCATAATCAAAAAAGAACCAGAGGAAGGTGATCACTGGGTTTTTATAAATAGTTTAAGTTGTCATCCAATCTCTAGTGTCAATAATAAATCACTAAAGATTTTAAAGAATACCAAGGAATTATGGGAGACATTACTAACTAGGTGA
- the cobA gene encoding uroporphyrinogen-III C-methyltransferase, with amino-acid sequence MIKIQYGKVFLVGAGPGDPDLITVKAHRLLQKCDAVVYDSLVPSQILEVVRASCELQFVGKRRGHHSSSQVKTNSLLLELAKKHDCVVRLKGGDPFMFGRGGEEAEYLFQKGVPVEVVPGVTAGIAAPAYIGIPLTHRLCGSSVTFVTGHEEIDKARRTVNWSSLAEVSHTLVIYMGLHNIEQIVQQLIEGGMGLDTPAAVIQQATVVGQRFIRANLGDLVQESRRKMFSSPSIIVIGKIVDLQVKECSPEPANVTMPITF; translated from the coding sequence ATGATAAAAATTCAATATGGCAAGGTTTTTTTAGTGGGTGCTGGACCCGGTGATCCGGATTTAATAACAGTCAAAGCACATCGTCTGTTACAAAAATGCGATGCTGTTGTGTATGACTCGCTTGTACCTAGTCAAATTCTTGAGGTGGTGCGTGCATCATGTGAATTGCAGTTTGTTGGTAAAAGACGAGGTCATCATTCGTCTTCTCAAGTAAAAACTAATTCACTTCTTTTAGAACTTGCAAAAAAGCATGATTGTGTAGTGCGATTAAAGGGGGGAGATCCATTTATGTTTGGGAGAGGGGGTGAAGAAGCTGAATATCTTTTTCAAAAAGGAGTTCCAGTGGAAGTCGTGCCTGGAGTAACTGCAGGCATTGCTGCACCTGCATATATTGGTATTCCTTTGACCCATAGACTCTGTGGATCCTCTGTGACTTTCGTTACTGGTCATGAGGAGATTGATAAAGCTCGCCGGACAGTTAATTGGAGTTCTTTAGCTGAGGTTAGTCATACTTTGGTTATATATATGGGGCTCCATAATATTGAACAAATCGTTCAACAATTGATTGAGGGTGGAATGGGTTTAGATACACCAGCAGCCGTCATTCAGCAGGCAACAGTTGTAGGTCAACGCTTTATTCGGGCTAACTTAGGTGATTTAGTGCAGGAGTCAAGGAGAAAAATGTTTTCTTCTCCTTCGATTATTGTCATAGGAAAAATTGTAGATTTACAAGTTAAAGAGTGTTCACCAGAACCGGCTAATGTCACAATGCCGATAACATTTTAA